One genomic region from Xyrauchen texanus isolate HMW12.3.18 chromosome 4, RBS_HiC_50CHRs, whole genome shotgun sequence encodes:
- the LOC127640731 gene encoding transmembrane protein 174-like, whose translation MKRSGVQDFWKSITESRNNGTNIAADSSDAVAGGVCNAISNSSQSPSDVSVNVVSVMPSQTPSCTDSQVSDGDKAGATLLFSGVFLALVGMTFTAMGWTNYNVNHSSEWTQLLGPILLSVGGTFVLISICKFRMLSCQACKQNDGERTSEADPLPPLSGPSFVFTGLSQPITFHRATVVQYIPPPYASVVQDQSLVPVNGLHSSHQPIAVTVSTPPQYYSVYPMENSAFISSEYDNATAEQRESRNYSSSEEEGKATRPAADSAFSPPAYEELFATSSCDSCS comes from the exons ATGAAACGTTCCGGTGTTCAAGATTTTTGGAAGAGCATAACGGAAAGTAGGAATAATGGAACAAACATTGCTGCCGACTCAAGCGATGCAGTAGCTGGTGGTGTTTGTAATGCCATTTCGAACAGCAGCCAAAGCCCCAGCGATGTCTCTGTTAATGTTGTCTCTGTGATGCCCAGCCAAACACCAAGCTGTACAGACAGTCAGGTGTCAGATGGAGACAAAGCGGGTGCCACACTACTATTCTCTGGAGTCTTCTTGGCTCTGGTTGGCATGACATTCACTGCCATGGGGTGGACAAATTACAATGTCAATCACAGCTCAGAGTGGACACAGCTATTGGGGCCTATCCTACTGTCCGTAGGAGGTACATTTGTTCTCATAAGCATCTGCAAATTCCGAATGCTCTCCTGCCAGGCCTGCAAGCAGAATGATGGGGAGAGAACATCCGAAGCAGACCCTCTGCCGCCCCTTTCGGGACCATCGTTTGTCTTCACTGGACTCAGTCAGCCCATTACCTTCCACAGGGCCACGGTAGTCCAGTACATCCCACCACCATATGCCTCTGTGGTACAGGACCAAAGTCTGGTCCCTGTTAATGGTTTGCATTCCAGTCACCAACCAATAGCGGTTACAGTGAGCACACCGCCACAGTATTACAGTGTGTATCCCATGGAAAACTCTGCTTTTATTTCCAGTGAATATGACAACGCCACGGCTGAACAAAGGGAAAGCAG GAATTACAGCAGCTCAGAGGAAGAGGGAAAAGCAACTAGGCCTGCAGCAGACAGCGCCTTCTCTCCACCTGCATACGAGGAACTTTTTGCCACCTCCTCTTGTGACTCTTGCTCCTGA